In the Phaseolus vulgaris cultivar G19833 chromosome 7, P. vulgaris v2.0, whole genome shotgun sequence genome, one interval contains:
- the LOC137830013 gene encoding myosin-16 isoform X3 produces MIQGIPENIVVGSYVWVGDPEVVWTDGQVLNINGEEAEIQISNEKKVVSRLSKLYPKDVDAPADGVDDMTKLAYLHEPGVLHNLKTRYMMNEIYTYTGNILIAINPFQSLSHLYDTNVMQRYKGAMTGDLTPHVFAIAEAAYREMINEEKSNSILVSGESGAGKTETTKMLMQYLAFLGGHTASEGRTVEKQVLESNPVLEAFGNAKTVRNDNSSRFGKFVEIQFDRYGRISGAAIRTYLLEKSRVCQISDPERNYHCFYLLCASPPEEKEKFKLGDPKSFHYLNQSNCYELVGVNAAQEYLSTKRAMDIVGISQDEQEAIFRVVAGILHLGNIKFSKSEETDSAVLEDEESKFHLQTTAELLMCDMNALEGALCARVMITPEEIIKRTLDPLGAAVSRDGLAKTLYSRLFDWLVQKINISIGQDPSSKCLIGVLDIYGFESFQTNSFEQFCINFTNEKLQQHFNQHVFKMEQEEYTKEGIDWSYLEFVDNQDVLDLIEKKPGGIIALLDEACMFPKSTHETFSQKLYQTFKDHKRFIKPKLTRSDFTVIHYAGDVQYQSEHFLDKNKDYVVPEHQEMLSASKCSFVSGLFPPLSEETAKSSKFSSIGSRFKLQLQQLMDTLNHTEPHYIRCVKPNSLLKPFIFEHMNVIQQLRSGGVLEAVRIKCAGFPTHWTFHDFLTRLGILAPEVLRGNFDEKDSCKRIMEKIGLTGYQIGETKIFLRAGQMSELDARRALLLSNCATVIQKNARTRCSQKTYIGLQKSSVFLQSICRGELARRSYYHMKSREVSAVRIQKQMRRTLARKKYVEIKFCANVLQTGFRAMAACNKFRYMKQTYRKQTSASTTIQSYWRRHKALADYQNLKKASITQQSNSSCDEQEEKVLETSVQNDSPSMEESPNHVQKESSNPVQKESSNPVQKESSNPVQKESSTPFQDDESIEAIRDSSSPLKDTEKIEVLAVEIKNLKVMLHAEKQRGDEYERKYVEAQGSNEELRKKLAETEKRVYQLQDSLNRMISSMSSQVAELKTILSTSSRLSSTFRPIARVDVASSNSDTSSTDSDFTFPAPVSNPEPQQEESNSSRLVVQDVTAGDGSG; encoded by the exons ATGATTCAGGGGATTCCAGAAAATATTGTTGTTGGTTCTTATGTTTGGGTTGGAGATCCAGAAGTAGTTTGGACTGATGGCCAAGTACTGAATATCAATGGAGAAGAAGCTGAAATTCAAATTAGTAATGAGAAGAAG GTTGTTTCCCGTTTGTCAAAATTATATCCCAAGGATGTGGATGCGCCTGCTGATGGAGTTGATGACATGACCAAGCTTGCTTATTTGCATGAGCCAGGAGTGCTGCATAATTTGAAAACTAGATACATGATGAATGAAATATAT ACTTATACCGGAAATATTCTCATTGCAATCAATCCCTTCCAAAGTCTTTCACATCTCTATGATACTAATGTGATGCAAAGATACAAGGGAGCAATGACTGGAGACTTGACCCCACATGTTTTTGCTATTGCTGAAGCAGCATATAG GGAAATGATTAATGAGGAGAAAAGCAACTCTATTCTTGTTAGTGGTGAGAGTGGTGCTGGTAAGACAGAAACCACCAAAATGCTTATGCAGTACCTGGCATTTTTGGGTGGTCACACTGCATCTGAAGGACGAACTGTTGAAAAACAAGTTCTAGAG TCAAATCCAGTTCTTGAAGCATTTGGTAATGCAAAAACTGTTAGAAATGACAATTCCAG CCGTTTTGGAAAATTCGTTGAGATCCAATTTGATAGGTATGGACGAATATCTGGTGCTGCCATTAGAACTTATCTTCTTGAGAAATCTCGTGTTTGCCAAATCTCAGATCCTGAGCGTAACTATCACTGTTTCTACCTTCTCTGTGCTTCTCCTCCAGAG GAAAAGGAGAAATTTAAGTTGGGAGATCCTAAATCATTTCACTACCTTAACCAATCCAATTGCTACGAATTAGTTGGTGTTAATGCTGCTCAAGAGTATCTTAGCACCAAGAGAGCCATGGATATTGTGGGAATCAGCCAGGACGAGCAG GAAGCTATTTTCAGAGTTGTAGCCGGTATTCTTCATCTTGGAAATAttaagttttcaaaatcagAAGAAACTGATTCAGCAGTTCTAGAAGACGAAGAATCCAAGTTTCATCTACAAACAACAGCAGAACTTCTTAT GTGTGATATGAATGCTTTGGAAGGTGCACTGTGTGCGCGTGTGATGATTACTCCAGAAGAAATCATCAAAAGAACTCTTGACCCTCTGGGTGCCGCAGTTAGCAGGGATGGTTTAGCTAAAACCCTATATTCTCGTTTATTTGACTG GTTAGttcaaaaaattaatatctCCATTGGGCAGGATCCTAGCTCAAAATGTCTCATTGGTGTTCTTGACATATATGGCTTTGAAAGCTTCCAAACAAATAG CTTTGAGCAGTTTTGTATAAATTTCACAAATGAAAAGCTGCAGCAACACTTCAACCAG CATGTGTTTAAGATGGAGCAAGAGGAATATACAAAAGAAGGGATTGACTGGAGCTACTTAGAATTTGTAGATAATCAAGATGTACTGGATCTCATTGAAAAG AAACCTGGTGGAATTATTGCTCTGCTTGATGAAGCTTG TATGTTTCCTAAGTCAACTCATGAAACATTTTCACAGAAGCTTTATCAGACATTCAAAGATCACAAACGCTTTATTAAGCCAAAATTGACACGCTCAGACTTCACTGTTATTCATTATGCAGGAGAT gttCAGTATCAATCTGAGCACTTTTTAGACAAAAACAAAGACTATGTTGTTCCTGAACATCAAGAGATGCTAAGTGCTTCCAAATGTTCATTTGTATCAGGTcttttccctccactttctgaGGAGACAGCCAAATCTTCTAAGTTTTCTTCCATTGGTTCTCGTTTCAAG CTACAATTACAACAATTGATGGATACACTCAATCATACAGAGCCACACTATATTAGATGTGTGAAGCCAAATAGTCTACTAAAACCTTTCATATTTGAACATATGAATGTCATCCAACAATTACGATCTGGT GGTGTTCTTGAAGCAGTAAGAATTAAATGTGCTGGATTCCCCACTCACTGGACCTTTCATGATTTTTTAACTCGATTAGGGATTCTTGCTCCCGAGGTTCTTCGAGGGAA TTTTGATGAAAAAGATTCATGTAAAAGGATTATGGAGAAGATTGGGCTGACAGGTTATCAG ATAGGGgaaacaaaaatatttctaaGAGCTGGTCAGATGTCTGAATTGGATGCTCGGAGGGCACTCCTGCTTAGTAATTGTGCTACAGTTATTCAAAAGAATGCTAGAACTCGTTGTAGTCAGAAAACATATATTGGATTGCAAAAGTCCTCTGTTTTTCTACAATCCATTTGCAGAG GAGAACTGGCTCGAAGATCATATTATCACATGAAAAGTAGGGAAGTTTCTGCAGTTAGAATTCAAAAGCAGATGCGACGAACTCTAGCTAGGAAGAAGTATGTTGAAATAAAATTCTGTGCAAATGTCTTGCAGACAGGTTTTCGAGCAATGGCTGCTTGTAATAAATTTAGATATATGAAGCAAACATATAGAAAGCAGACTAGTGCATCGACTACTATTCAG TCCTATTGGCGTCGGCATAAAGCTCTTGCAGACTATCAGAACCTTAAGAAAGCATCAATCACTCAACAAAGCAACAGCTCATGTGATGAACAGGAAGAGAAG GTTTTGGAGACTTCTGTGCAAAATGATAGTCCTTCTATGGAAGAATCTCCAAATCATGTCCAAAAGGAATCCTCAAATCCTGTCCAAAAAGAATCCTCAAATCCTGTCCAAAAAGAATCCTCAAATCCTGTCCAAAAAGAATCCTCAACTCCTTTCCAAGATGACGAAAGCATTGAAGCTATCAGGGATTCTTCTAGTCCACTCAAAGACACTGAAAAGATTGAGGTTCTTGCTGTagaaataaaaaacttaaag GTCATGTTGCATGCAGAAAAACAAAGAGGTGATGAATATGAAAGGAAATACGTAGAAGCTCAAGGATCTAATGAAGAGTTACGCAAAAAATTAGCAGAAACTGAAAAAAGAGTATATCAGCTTCAGGACTCTTTGAACAG GATGATATCTTCCATGTCAAGTCAAGTTGCCGAGCTGAAGACGATCTTGAGTACTTCATCAAGATTGAGTTCAACTTTTCGACCTATTGCTAGGGTTGACGTTGCTTCTAGTAACTCTGATACTTCATCTACAGACTCCGATTTCACATTTCCAGCTCCTGTTTCAAATCCAGAACCTCAACAGGAGGAGTCAAATTCTTCGCGGCTAGTAGTTCAGGATGTCACTGCAGGGGACGGATCGGGTTAG
- the LOC137830013 gene encoding myosin-9 isoform X4, whose product MIQGIPENIVVGSYVWVGDPEVVWTDGQVLNINGEEAEIQISNEKKVVSRLSKLYPKDVDAPADGVDDMTKLAYLHEPGVLHNLKTRYMMNEIYTYTGNILIAINPFQSLSHLYDTNVMQRYKGAMTGDLTPHVFAIAEAAYREMINEEKSNSILVSGESGAGKTETTKMLMQYLAFLGGHTASEGRTVEKQVLESNPVLEAFGNAKTVRNDNSSRFGKFVEIQFDRYGRISGAAIRTYLLEKSRVCQISDPERNYHCFYLLCASPPEEKEKFKLGDPKSFHYLNQSNCYELVGVNAAQEYLSTKRAMDIVGISQDEQEAIFRVVAGILHLGNIKFSKSEETDSAVLEDEESKFHLQTTAELLMCDMNALEGALCARVMITPEEIIKRTLDPLGAAVSRDGLAKTLYSRLFDWLVQKINISIGQDPSSKCLIGVLDIYGFESFQTNSFEQFCINFTNEKLQQHFNQHVFKMEQEEYTKEGIDWSYLEFVDNQDVLDLIEKKPGGIIALLDEACMFPKSTHETFSQKLYQTFKDHKRFIKPKLTRSDFTVIHYAGDVQYQSEHFLDKNKDYVVPEHQEMLSASKCSFVSGLFPPLSEETAKSSKFSSIGSRFKLQLQQLMDTLNHTEPHYIRCVKPNSLLKPFIFEHMNVIQQLRSGGVLEAVRIKCAGFPTHWTFHDFLTRLGILAPEVLRGNFDEKDSCKRIMEKIGLTGYQIGETKIFLRAGQMSELDARRALLLSNCATVIQKNARTRCSQKTYIGLQKSSVFLQSICRGELARRSYYHMKSREVSAVRIQKQMRRTLARKKYVEIKFCANVLQTGFRAMAACNKFRYMKQTYRKQTSASTTIQSYWRRHKALADYQNLKKASITQQSNSSCDEQEEKVLETSVQNDSPSMEESPNHVQKESSNPVQKESSNPVQKESSNPVQKESSTPFQDDESIEAIRDSSSPLKDTEKIEVLAVEIKNLKVMLHAEKQRGDEYERKYVEAQGSNEELRKKLAETEKRVYQLQDSLNSVYQDDIFHVKSSCRAEDDLEYFIKIEFNFSTYC is encoded by the exons ATGATTCAGGGGATTCCAGAAAATATTGTTGTTGGTTCTTATGTTTGGGTTGGAGATCCAGAAGTAGTTTGGACTGATGGCCAAGTACTGAATATCAATGGAGAAGAAGCTGAAATTCAAATTAGTAATGAGAAGAAG GTTGTTTCCCGTTTGTCAAAATTATATCCCAAGGATGTGGATGCGCCTGCTGATGGAGTTGATGACATGACCAAGCTTGCTTATTTGCATGAGCCAGGAGTGCTGCATAATTTGAAAACTAGATACATGATGAATGAAATATAT ACTTATACCGGAAATATTCTCATTGCAATCAATCCCTTCCAAAGTCTTTCACATCTCTATGATACTAATGTGATGCAAAGATACAAGGGAGCAATGACTGGAGACTTGACCCCACATGTTTTTGCTATTGCTGAAGCAGCATATAG GGAAATGATTAATGAGGAGAAAAGCAACTCTATTCTTGTTAGTGGTGAGAGTGGTGCTGGTAAGACAGAAACCACCAAAATGCTTATGCAGTACCTGGCATTTTTGGGTGGTCACACTGCATCTGAAGGACGAACTGTTGAAAAACAAGTTCTAGAG TCAAATCCAGTTCTTGAAGCATTTGGTAATGCAAAAACTGTTAGAAATGACAATTCCAG CCGTTTTGGAAAATTCGTTGAGATCCAATTTGATAGGTATGGACGAATATCTGGTGCTGCCATTAGAACTTATCTTCTTGAGAAATCTCGTGTTTGCCAAATCTCAGATCCTGAGCGTAACTATCACTGTTTCTACCTTCTCTGTGCTTCTCCTCCAGAG GAAAAGGAGAAATTTAAGTTGGGAGATCCTAAATCATTTCACTACCTTAACCAATCCAATTGCTACGAATTAGTTGGTGTTAATGCTGCTCAAGAGTATCTTAGCACCAAGAGAGCCATGGATATTGTGGGAATCAGCCAGGACGAGCAG GAAGCTATTTTCAGAGTTGTAGCCGGTATTCTTCATCTTGGAAATAttaagttttcaaaatcagAAGAAACTGATTCAGCAGTTCTAGAAGACGAAGAATCCAAGTTTCATCTACAAACAACAGCAGAACTTCTTAT GTGTGATATGAATGCTTTGGAAGGTGCACTGTGTGCGCGTGTGATGATTACTCCAGAAGAAATCATCAAAAGAACTCTTGACCCTCTGGGTGCCGCAGTTAGCAGGGATGGTTTAGCTAAAACCCTATATTCTCGTTTATTTGACTG GTTAGttcaaaaaattaatatctCCATTGGGCAGGATCCTAGCTCAAAATGTCTCATTGGTGTTCTTGACATATATGGCTTTGAAAGCTTCCAAACAAATAG CTTTGAGCAGTTTTGTATAAATTTCACAAATGAAAAGCTGCAGCAACACTTCAACCAG CATGTGTTTAAGATGGAGCAAGAGGAATATACAAAAGAAGGGATTGACTGGAGCTACTTAGAATTTGTAGATAATCAAGATGTACTGGATCTCATTGAAAAG AAACCTGGTGGAATTATTGCTCTGCTTGATGAAGCTTG TATGTTTCCTAAGTCAACTCATGAAACATTTTCACAGAAGCTTTATCAGACATTCAAAGATCACAAACGCTTTATTAAGCCAAAATTGACACGCTCAGACTTCACTGTTATTCATTATGCAGGAGAT gttCAGTATCAATCTGAGCACTTTTTAGACAAAAACAAAGACTATGTTGTTCCTGAACATCAAGAGATGCTAAGTGCTTCCAAATGTTCATTTGTATCAGGTcttttccctccactttctgaGGAGACAGCCAAATCTTCTAAGTTTTCTTCCATTGGTTCTCGTTTCAAG CTACAATTACAACAATTGATGGATACACTCAATCATACAGAGCCACACTATATTAGATGTGTGAAGCCAAATAGTCTACTAAAACCTTTCATATTTGAACATATGAATGTCATCCAACAATTACGATCTGGT GGTGTTCTTGAAGCAGTAAGAATTAAATGTGCTGGATTCCCCACTCACTGGACCTTTCATGATTTTTTAACTCGATTAGGGATTCTTGCTCCCGAGGTTCTTCGAGGGAA TTTTGATGAAAAAGATTCATGTAAAAGGATTATGGAGAAGATTGGGCTGACAGGTTATCAG ATAGGGgaaacaaaaatatttctaaGAGCTGGTCAGATGTCTGAATTGGATGCTCGGAGGGCACTCCTGCTTAGTAATTGTGCTACAGTTATTCAAAAGAATGCTAGAACTCGTTGTAGTCAGAAAACATATATTGGATTGCAAAAGTCCTCTGTTTTTCTACAATCCATTTGCAGAG GAGAACTGGCTCGAAGATCATATTATCACATGAAAAGTAGGGAAGTTTCTGCAGTTAGAATTCAAAAGCAGATGCGACGAACTCTAGCTAGGAAGAAGTATGTTGAAATAAAATTCTGTGCAAATGTCTTGCAGACAGGTTTTCGAGCAATGGCTGCTTGTAATAAATTTAGATATATGAAGCAAACATATAGAAAGCAGACTAGTGCATCGACTACTATTCAG TCCTATTGGCGTCGGCATAAAGCTCTTGCAGACTATCAGAACCTTAAGAAAGCATCAATCACTCAACAAAGCAACAGCTCATGTGATGAACAGGAAGAGAAG GTTTTGGAGACTTCTGTGCAAAATGATAGTCCTTCTATGGAAGAATCTCCAAATCATGTCCAAAAGGAATCCTCAAATCCTGTCCAAAAAGAATCCTCAAATCCTGTCCAAAAAGAATCCTCAAATCCTGTCCAAAAAGAATCCTCAACTCCTTTCCAAGATGACGAAAGCATTGAAGCTATCAGGGATTCTTCTAGTCCACTCAAAGACACTGAAAAGATTGAGGTTCTTGCTGTagaaataaaaaacttaaag GTCATGTTGCATGCAGAAAAACAAAGAGGTGATGAATATGAAAGGAAATACGTAGAAGCTCAAGGATCTAATGAAGAGTTACGCAAAAAATTAGCAGAAACTGAAAAAAGAGTATATCAGCTTCAGGACTCTTTGAACAG TGTGTATCAGGATGATATCTTCCATGTCAAGTCAAGTTGCCGAGCTGAAGACGATCTTGAGTACTTCATCAAGATTGAGTTCAACTTTTCGACCTATTGCTAG